One Flavobacterium sp. 90 DNA segment encodes these proteins:
- a CDS encoding HAMP domain-containing sensor histidine kinase gives MKRKIMLLIGACIFTVIALATIQGYFIYNIYKLNEKEINTAIKKQIARLEDTNECENLNDTWILQSKKYVKKYVKGNATKQDYTKYIISNRDSLSRAMNAYMKRNAQPGDYPISYSVYINSVAIVNHGKPETLFNGKILVLANDTLKKNQILSSMGRSETQNTEDELTIVVKSDRYYNFEKLQQTIISKMTGLLIFSVVLMAFVVFLYYMSLKNLITQKRIADIKTDFVNNITHEFQTPLATMDLAIKTLQRKDAQMSPEHYKNTLAMIARQNERLQKLFRQVTEASVTPIAGKDVIQVTSEEIKDMIADFELSRPDITIEFTSQKEAFTISMDRFHFNTILINLLDNAVKYGAFKILVDLKLTTGNFILAVTDNGKGIPVQEQVSIFDKFYRVEKGNIHNNKGLGLGLFYIKQLVQTYKGTISVKSEEQKGSLFTITIPV, from the coding sequence ATGAAAAGAAAAATAATGCTTTTAATTGGTGCCTGTATTTTTACAGTAATTGCTTTGGCTACAATTCAAGGCTATTTTATCTACAATATTTATAAATTAAATGAAAAGGAAATAAATACGGCCATTAAAAAGCAAATTGCCCGACTGGAAGACACTAATGAATGTGAAAATCTGAACGATACCTGGATATTACAATCAAAAAAATATGTAAAGAAATATGTGAAGGGAAATGCAACAAAGCAAGATTATACCAAATACATTATTAGCAACAGAGATTCGCTTTCGAGAGCCATGAATGCTTACATGAAAAGGAATGCGCAACCTGGAGATTATCCTATTAGTTATTCGGTTTATATCAATTCAGTTGCAATCGTGAATCATGGAAAACCGGAGACTTTGTTTAATGGAAAAATATTAGTTCTGGCTAATGATACTTTAAAAAAGAACCAAATTCTCTCTTCGATGGGGCGTTCGGAAACTCAAAATACGGAAGACGAACTTACAATCGTTGTAAAAAGTGATCGTTATTATAATTTTGAGAAATTGCAGCAAACTATTATTTCTAAAATGACAGGTTTATTAATCTTTTCCGTTGTATTAATGGCGTTTGTGGTTTTCTTATATTATATGTCACTCAAAAACCTCATCACTCAAAAACGAATTGCAGATATCAAAACTGATTTTGTCAACAATATTACGCATGAGTTTCAAACGCCACTTGCAACAATGGATCTTGCCATTAAAACATTACAGCGAAAAGACGCACAAATGAGTCCGGAGCATTATAAAAATACGCTCGCTATGATTGCAAGGCAAAATGAAAGACTGCAAAAATTATTTCGTCAGGTAACCGAAGCTTCTGTAACGCCTATCGCCGGCAAAGATGTCATTCAGGTTACGAGTGAAGAAATTAAGGATATGATTGCAGATTTCGAACTTTCGAGACCTGATATAACTATTGAATTTACAAGTCAAAAAGAAGCTTTTACCATTTCAATGGATCGTTTTCACTTTAATACGATTTTGATAAATCTTTTGGACAATGCGGTAAAATATGGCGCTTTTAAAATTTTGGTCGACTTAAAACTAACGACAGGAAACTTTATTCTTGCTGTAACAGACAACGGAAAAGGGATTCCTGTTCAGGAGCAGGTTTCGATTTTTGATAAATTTTACAGAGTCGAAAAAGGGAATATTCACAATAACAAAGGTCTTGGCCTTGGGTTATTCTATATTAAACAATTGGTACAAACGTATAAAGGAACTATTAGCGTTAAAAGCGAAGAACAAAAAGGATCTTTATTCACCATTACAATTCCGGTATGA
- a CDS encoding response regulator transcription factor — MKHHILLVEDDFDYASILRQYLEFSGFNVTWAKDGKEALKIFPDTKPDICILDVMMPHMDGFTLAENIIDKHAETPFIFLTAKGFKEDKIKGLRLGADDYVVKPFEVEELILRIQNILRRSQKPVVKNAPEPMVFSIGKYVFDGDNYTLSHEKITQKITEKEAQLIRFLYANKNKLVKREDILKEIWGNDDFFSGRSMDVFISRLRKYFSEDPDISIPSVRGLGFKFNSNNE, encoded by the coding sequence ATGAAACATCATATTTTATTAGTCGAGGACGATTTTGATTATGCTTCTATATTAAGGCAATATCTTGAATTTTCAGGCTTTAATGTAACCTGGGCAAAAGACGGTAAGGAAGCTTTGAAAATTTTTCCGGATACGAAACCTGATATCTGTATTCTGGATGTCATGATGCCTCACATGGACGGTTTTACGCTGGCTGAAAACATTATTGACAAACACGCCGAAACTCCTTTTATCTTTTTGACAGCAAAAGGTTTTAAAGAAGATAAAATAAAAGGTTTGCGTCTTGGCGCCGATGATTATGTGGTGAAACCTTTTGAAGTCGAAGAATTGATTTTGCGAATTCAAAATATTCTAAGGCGAAGTCAAAAACCAGTCGTAAAGAATGCACCGGAACCTATGGTATTTTCTATTGGGAAATATGTTTTTGATGGTGACAATTATACGCTTTCGCATGAAAAAATCACACAAAAGATTACCGAAAAAGAGGCACAATTGATTCGGTTTTTATATGCCAATAAAAATAAACTGGTCAAACGCGAAGATATTCTAAAGGAAATCTGGGGCAATGATGACTTCTTTTCCGGTCGAAGCATGGACGTTTTTATCAGCCGTCTTCGGAAATATTTTAGCGAAGATCCAGACATTTCTATTCCCAGCGTTCGAGGTCTGGGATTTAAATTTAATAGCAACAATGAATAA
- a CDS encoding HYR domain-containing protein, which translates to MKKILLFFCVLQSLITFAQNPADIEHSFGPVPGFGGIVNCMVTQPDGKIIVKGAGIYNGAITKLLIRINPDGSVDPTFDYYGDNTFDIKAVALQPDGKVLIGGLDKNDKNLVIRLNADGSKDTSFEFGAVQENSAFVSVLALQTDGKILVVNKKQYVEPRRRLIRLNADGSLDSTFDIKNGFDSNVFAVAVQSDGKIIAGGSFSTYQGVAQSYLVRLNADGTKDTSFNMGSGFAGSSVASIIIQNDGKIMVGGGFTRYQGVAQKYLVRINPDGSIDTSFVNPSNFIYMTSESVSNMYLQSDGKLLATVYRSNGDDAVYRFNTDGTVDTTYSIPSFSESANILNGRSNADVNAITLLNDGKILIGGKYTYCRDIIDKGIVCLNSDGTRDSSFNKDTGLDAAVFCSAVQTDGKTLIGGFFDNFQGVTQKKLIRLNADGSKDTSFNPDYKFNNEVSSILLQSDGKILVRGKFTETGNSPKNSLVRLNPDGSLDTSFLKRFEYAVEEMALQPDGKILVSAFVDSYPNLPYRKLFRLNIDGSEDKSFKPGTGYDFTKTLISSIVVQPDSKILLGGSFTAFNGVAEKYLIRLNPNGSRDTSFNVETLHDSAVDVSNIVLQPDGKVIVTVGYTNPQGNYQSYLIRLNSDGSKDTLFADGTITENVGTGYTGTITSVVLQPDGKIILGGEYNTYQGVTQNRLTRLNTDGTIDNTFDAKTGFGSPVYTISLFPDGKINVGGVFSGYQGIRSAYFIRLKGTYVKPTVNATTIQTNLTCPGNQSGSASIVSVYDGKSPYTYLWSNGATTATASGLPEGNYWCKITDANSETVTKNFVIITDSDIEKPTIIAPEAVTVNLNTGCTATQVSLGTPVTRDNCTVVSVTNDAPTEFPLGNTKVTWTVKDANNNTSTATQTVTVKDVTLPTITAPAAVTVEVGEYCSAKDVVLGTPTTADNCSVASVKNNAPKSFSLGKTTVTWTVTDGSNNSAKATQIVTVKDTTPPTITAPADVVAEMETNCSAINVVLGYPAITDSCANVSVTNNAPGSFPVGNTTVTWTAKDISNNIATATQIVTVKGIDVTLTYNAGKLSVAETGATYKWMTCNNGTFTTIPNETNPVFTPKQLGSYAVEVTKNGCAAKSTCFDVTVLGTKNFEFQNSFRLYPNPVKDFITIEMNSSDNAKLNVFNVTGQIILSKELKATATKLNISNLPTGVYMFQISNETGIVTKKVIKD; encoded by the coding sequence ATGAAGAAAATTCTACTCTTTTTTTGTGTTTTACAATCTTTAATAACTTTTGCCCAAAACCCTGCTGATATTGAGCACAGTTTTGGACCAGTACCAGGATTTGGCGGTATTGTAAATTGTATGGTAACACAACCAGATGGGAAAATAATTGTAAAAGGTGCGGGTATCTATAATGGTGCGATAACAAAATTATTGATTCGTATTAATCCTGACGGAAGCGTTGATCCAACTTTTGATTATTACGGAGACAATACTTTTGATATAAAAGCGGTTGCTTTACAGCCAGATGGAAAGGTACTTATAGGAGGTCTCGATAAAAATGACAAAAATCTTGTAATACGTTTAAATGCGGATGGTAGTAAAGATACTTCTTTTGAGTTTGGAGCCGTACAGGAGAATAGTGCTTTTGTGAGTGTTTTAGCATTACAAACTGATGGGAAAATACTTGTGGTTAATAAAAAACAATATGTAGAACCCAGAAGACGCTTAATTCGTTTGAATGCTGACGGAAGCCTTGATTCAACTTTTGATATAAAAAACGGATTTGATAGCAATGTTTTTGCAGTCGCTGTTCAATCTGACGGAAAAATAATTGCAGGCGGGAGTTTTAGTACCTATCAGGGAGTTGCCCAGAGTTATTTGGTACGTTTAAATGCAGATGGTACAAAAGACACTTCATTTAATATGGGATCTGGCTTCGCCGGCAGTTCAGTCGCGTCTATTATAATACAAAATGATGGAAAAATAATGGTAGGCGGTGGTTTTACACGCTATCAGGGAGTAGCTCAGAAATATTTGGTTCGTATAAACCCGGACGGAAGCATTGATACTTCATTTGTCAATCCAAGTAATTTTATTTACATGACTAGTGAAAGTGTGAGTAATATGTATTTACAGTCTGATGGGAAACTACTTGCAACCGTTTATAGATCTAATGGTGATGATGCTGTCTATCGTTTTAATACTGACGGAACCGTAGATACGACTTATTCAATCCCTTCTTTTAGTGAAAGTGCAAATATTCTTAATGGGCGTTCAAATGCGGATGTTAACGCCATAACTCTTTTAAATGATGGAAAAATCCTTATTGGAGGAAAATATACTTACTGTCGGGATATTATTGATAAAGGCATTGTTTGTTTAAATTCCGATGGAACCAGAGATTCTTCTTTTAATAAAGACACAGGTCTTGACGCAGCGGTGTTTTGTTCGGCGGTACAAACTGACGGAAAAACTTTGATAGGAGGATTTTTTGACAATTTTCAGGGAGTAACACAAAAGAAACTGATTCGTTTAAATGCTGATGGAAGCAAGGATACTTCATTTAACCCTGATTATAAATTCAATAATGAAGTTAGTTCAATACTATTGCAATCTGATGGAAAAATATTAGTAAGAGGAAAATTTACGGAGACTGGTAATTCACCCAAAAATTCTCTGGTTCGTTTAAATCCTGATGGTTCGCTGGATACTTCCTTTCTTAAGAGATTTGAATATGCGGTTGAAGAGATGGCTTTACAGCCTGATGGCAAAATACTCGTAAGCGCTTTTGTGGATAGTTATCCAAACTTACCTTATAGAAAATTATTTCGTTTGAATATCGATGGCAGCGAGGACAAATCTTTTAAACCGGGAACGGGCTATGATTTTACCAAAACTTTAATTTCTTCTATTGTAGTACAACCAGATAGTAAAATACTTTTAGGAGGATCATTTACTGCTTTTAACGGAGTTGCTGAAAAGTATTTGATTCGTCTAAATCCGAACGGAAGTAGAGACACTTCCTTTAATGTCGAAACGCTGCATGATTCTGCAGTTGATGTTAGTAATATTGTTTTACAGCCAGACGGGAAAGTAATTGTAACTGTAGGTTATACTAACCCTCAGGGAAATTATCAAAGTTATTTGATTCGTTTAAATTCAGATGGAAGTAAAGATACTTTATTTGCTGACGGAACTATAACTGAAAATGTGGGAACAGGTTATACCGGTACAATTACTTCTGTGGTTTTGCAACCTGATGGAAAAATAATTTTAGGAGGAGAATATAATACGTATCAAGGCGTTACTCAAAACCGTTTAACACGTCTAAATACTGATGGAACAATAGACAATACCTTTGACGCAAAAACAGGATTTGGAAGTCCGGTTTATACTATATCTTTATTTCCTGATGGAAAAATAAATGTAGGCGGAGTGTTTTCAGGTTATCAAGGAATTAGGTCTGCTTATTTTATTCGTCTAAAAGGTACTTATGTTAAACCTACGGTAAACGCAACAACCATCCAAACCAATTTAACTTGTCCTGGAAATCAATCCGGTTCAGCTTCGATAGTATCAGTTTACGATGGAAAAAGTCCTTATACTTATCTTTGGTCTAATGGAGCAACAACAGCGACCGCCAGCGGATTACCGGAAGGAAATTATTGGTGTAAAATAACAGATGCTAATTCGGAAACTGTAACGAAGAATTTTGTCATAATTACAGATTCAGATATTGAAAAACCAACTATTATTGCTCCGGAAGCTGTAACCGTAAATTTAAACACAGGTTGTACAGCAACACAGGTTTCATTGGGAACTCCTGTAACGAGAGATAATTGCACGGTAGTTTCAGTGACAAATGACGCTCCAACAGAATTTCCGTTAGGAAACACAAAAGTAACCTGGACAGTAAAAGACGCAAACAATAATACTTCAACCGCTACTCAAACAGTTACCGTAAAAGATGTTACTTTGCCTACAATCACAGCACCGGCAGCGGTAACAGTGGAAGTTGGAGAATATTGCAGCGCCAAAGATGTAGTATTGGGAACACCAACAACGGCTGATAATTGTTCAGTTGCTTCAGTTAAAAATAATGCTCCAAAAAGTTTCTCTTTAGGAAAAACAACTGTTACCTGGACTGTAACTGACGGAAGTAATAATAGCGCAAAAGCAACACAAATAGTAACCGTAAAAGATACAACTCCACCAACTATAACCGCTCCGGCTGATGTCGTAGCAGAGATGGAGACAAATTGCAGCGCAATAAATGTTGTATTAGGATATCCGGCAATAACGGATAGTTGTGCAAATGTTTCCGTTACAAATAATGCTCCCGGAAGTTTTCCTGTCGGAAACACAACAGTAACCTGGACAGCAAAAGACATAAGTAATAACATTGCAACAGCGACGCAAATAGTAACCGTAAAAGGTATTGATGTAACGCTTACATACAATGCAGGAAAACTGTCTGTTGCCGAAACTGGAGCGACATATAAATGGATGACTTGCAATAACGGAACATTTACAACAATTCCAAATGAAACCAATCCTGTTTTTACGCCAAAACAATTAGGTAGTTATGCTGTTGAAGTGACAAAAAACGGATGTGCGGCAAAAAGTACTTGTTTTGATGTTACAGTTCTGGGAACAAAAAATTTCGAATTTCAAAATTCATTCAGATTGTATCCAAATCCGGTTAAAGATTTCATCACAATTGAAATGAATTCATCAGATAATGCAAAATTGAATGTATTTAACGTAACAGGTCAAATTATCCTTTCGAAAGAATTAAAAGCAACAGCTACGAAACTAAATATCTCTAATTTACCAACTGGAGTTTACATGTTTCAGATTTCAAATGAGACTGGAATTGTGACTAAAAAAGTAATTAAAGATTAA
- a CDS encoding DUF6766 family protein, with amino-acid sequence MKTFMRNNGLSICFFALFVATFAGQIIFGFKEHNKELIENGASSITLMSYFSTGHFIESTFENWESEFLQMGLLVVLTIFLQQKGSSESKDFDKEEEVDKEPSSTKKDAPWAVKKGGWILAIYKHSLSIALLLLFLLSFLAHFYGSLKDENEQLSIKGKPLEKASQYIADSRFWFESFQNWQSEFLSVFAIIVLSIFLRQIGSSQSKAVDAPHTKTGE; translated from the coding sequence ATGAAAACCTTTATGCGTAACAATGGGCTTTCCATTTGCTTTTTTGCATTATTTGTGGCGACTTTTGCAGGACAAATTATTTTTGGATTTAAGGAACACAATAAAGAACTTATAGAAAATGGCGCTTCATCGATAACTTTAATGTCTTATTTTTCAACCGGGCATTTTATCGAATCTACTTTTGAGAATTGGGAAAGTGAATTTCTTCAAATGGGACTTCTTGTTGTATTAACTATTTTTCTACAGCAAAAAGGATCTTCAGAATCTAAAGACTTTGATAAAGAAGAGGAGGTAGACAAAGAACCTTCGTCTACTAAAAAAGATGCTCCGTGGGCTGTTAAAAAAGGTGGATGGATTCTTGCCATTTATAAGCATTCGTTAAGTATTGCATTGCTTTTATTATTTCTGCTATCATTTTTGGCTCACTTTTACGGAAGTTTAAAAGATGAAAACGAACAACTCTCTATAAAAGGAAAACCCTTAGAAAAAGCTTCTCAATATATCGCTGATTCCAGATTTTGGTTTGAATCATTTCAAAATTGGCAAAGTGAGTTTCTATCTGTATTTGCTATTATAGTTCTTTCTATTTTTCTCCGTCAAATAGGTTCATCACAATCGAAAGCTGTAGATGCTCCTCATACAAAAACAGGTGAATAA
- a CDS encoding catalase: MENLQDEKQRDLSINKSDGTNKFLTTDQGVRINDDNNSLKAGERGPSLLEDFILREKITHFDHERIPERIVHARGSGAHGFFEVTNPIPELTKAGFLQEAGLKTPVFTRFSTVAGSRGSTDLARDVRGFSVKFYTQEGIYDLVGNNIPVFFIQDAAKFPDLVHAVKPEPHNEIPQAASAHDTFWDFISLMPESMHMIMWVMSDRAIPRSYRMMEGFGVHTFRLINEAGESSFVKFHWKPKLGTHAVAWDEAQKISGKNPDFHRQDLWEAIDTGNFPEWELGVQIIPSEDENKYEFDLLDPTKLVPEELVPVTIVGRMVLNKNPDNFFAETEQIAFHPGHVVPGIDFSNDPLLQGRLFSYTDTQLSRLGSPNFHEIPINRSIAPVHNNQRDGHMRQEINKGRVSYHPNSLGGGCPYQAKIAEGGFSSFEERVDAHKVRERSESFSDHFGQAKLFFNSQTKTEKSHIIKALRFELGKVETAAIRLRMLGLLSQVDRDLSEKVAIGLGMTVPTILERPLNHGVSPENENGKQESKTVESSVPSSDALTMLNNPTNSPTIASRKVAILCADGVSETAVSNIKNALLKQDAKGCIIAPHLGSVITDTDGELHVDFSFLTASSVLFDAVYVPDGLGLNLLVDSDEVNEFLNDAYKHCKVIGADGAASAVLSAAPFASKITNKDQGLIISSDVASENFAKEFITAMGKHKFWDREPNLYN; encoded by the coding sequence ATGGAAAATTTGCAGGATGAAAAGCAGAGAGATCTGTCTATCAACAAATCTGACGGCACCAATAAGTTTTTAACCACAGACCAAGGTGTCAGAATCAATGATGATAATAATTCTCTAAAGGCAGGCGAAAGAGGTCCGTCATTATTAGAGGATTTTATTTTAAGGGAAAAAATCACCCATTTTGACCACGAAAGAATTCCTGAAAGAATTGTGCATGCGAGAGGTTCAGGTGCTCACGGTTTTTTTGAAGTAACAAACCCAATACCTGAATTAACCAAGGCCGGATTTTTACAAGAAGCCGGACTTAAAACCCCAGTTTTTACACGTTTCTCAACTGTTGCAGGATCACGTGGTTCTACAGATTTAGCAAGGGATGTTCGCGGATTCTCGGTAAAATTCTATACTCAGGAAGGAATCTATGATTTAGTTGGAAATAATATTCCGGTATTTTTTATTCAGGATGCGGCTAAATTTCCAGACCTTGTGCATGCTGTTAAACCGGAACCTCATAATGAAATACCGCAAGCTGCATCAGCTCACGATACGTTTTGGGATTTTATTTCGCTAATGCCGGAATCGATGCATATGATAATGTGGGTAATGTCTGATCGTGCCATTCCAAGAAGTTATCGAATGATGGAAGGATTTGGAGTTCATACTTTTAGATTAATCAATGAAGCAGGAGAATCTTCTTTTGTAAAGTTTCATTGGAAACCTAAATTAGGAACTCATGCTGTTGCCTGGGACGAAGCGCAAAAAATTTCAGGAAAAAATCCTGATTTTCACAGACAAGATCTCTGGGAAGCAATTGATACCGGTAACTTTCCTGAATGGGAATTAGGTGTACAAATCATTCCATCAGAAGACGAAAATAAATACGAATTTGATTTACTTGATCCTACAAAACTCGTTCCTGAAGAACTTGTGCCGGTTACTATTGTGGGAAGAATGGTATTGAATAAAAATCCTGATAATTTCTTTGCAGAAACAGAGCAGATTGCCTTTCACCCCGGACATGTTGTTCCCGGAATTGATTTCTCTAATGATCCATTATTACAAGGACGTTTATTCTCTTATACTGATACCCAATTATCACGATTAGGAAGTCCTAATTTTCATGAAATTCCAATTAATCGAAGCATAGCACCTGTACACAATAATCAGCGTGATGGACATATGCGTCAGGAAATTAATAAAGGCCGTGTAAGTTATCATCCAAATTCGTTAGGTGGCGGTTGTCCTTATCAGGCTAAAATTGCCGAAGGCGGTTTTTCAAGCTTTGAAGAACGTGTAGATGCACATAAAGTGAGGGAAAGAAGTGAAAGTTTTAGCGATCATTTCGGACAGGCAAAACTATTCTTTAACAGTCAGACAAAGACAGAAAAAAGTCATATCATCAAAGCTTTACGTTTTGAACTTGGTAAGGTAGAAACTGCTGCAATTCGATTAAGAATGCTTGGCTTATTATCTCAGGTTGACAGGGATTTGTCCGAAAAAGTAGCTATTGGTTTAGGAATGACTGTTCCAACAATTTTAGAAAGACCTTTAAATCATGGTGTCTCTCCGGAGAACGAAAATGGAAAACAAGAATCTAAAACAGTTGAATCTTCTGTACCGTCATCAGATGCATTGACAATGCTGAATAACCCTACCAACTCCCCTACAATTGCTTCAAGAAAAGTTGCTATTTTATGCGCCGACGGAGTATCTGAAACCGCAGTTTCAAATATCAAAAATGCTTTGCTAAAACAAGATGCCAAAGGTTGCATTATCGCACCGCATTTAGGATCTGTCATTACCGATACTGACGGTGAGCTTCATGTAGATTTTAGTTTCTTAACGGCATCATCAGTATTATTTGACGCTGTTTATGTTCCGGATGGATTAGGGCTCAACTTACTTGTCGACAGCGACGAAGTGAACGAGTTTTTAAACGATGCTTACAAACATTGTAAAGTCATTGGTGCTGATGGAGCGGCTTCGGCTGTATTAAGTGCAGCACCTTTTGCATCGAAAATCACAAATAAAGATCAGGGTTTAATAATATCAAGCGATGTTGCAAGCGAAAATTTTGCCAAAGAATTTATTACCGCTATGGGAAAACACAAATTCTGGGATCGCGAACCTAACCTGTACAATTAA
- a CDS encoding ferritin-like domain-containing protein: MKNSEKPNDTKSANNSKEAIVQPVKDAATKLRELFIDSLKDIYWAENALVRALPKMAANATSASLASGIKEHHAVTKHQVARLDQVFNLLKQKAEGKKCEAMAGLLKEGDSILEETEPGAVRDAGIIAASQKIEHYEIATYGTLVAFAKTLGENDIAKLLTQTLSEEKEADCLLNEIALNAVNIESI; encoded by the coding sequence ATGAAAAATTCAGAAAAACCAAACGATACAAAATCGGCTAACAATAGTAAAGAAGCAATTGTTCAGCCTGTCAAAGATGCCGCAACAAAATTAAGAGAACTATTTATTGACAGCCTCAAAGATATTTACTGGGCAGAAAATGCATTAGTGCGCGCATTGCCCAAAATGGCCGCCAACGCAACTTCTGCATCGCTTGCCTCGGGTATTAAGGAACATCATGCCGTAACAAAACATCAAGTTGCACGTTTAGACCAGGTTTTTAACCTGTTGAAGCAAAAAGCAGAAGGAAAAAAATGCGAAGCAATGGCAGGACTTTTAAAAGAAGGTGATAGTATTCTTGAAGAAACAGAACCCGGAGCTGTAAGAGATGCAGGAATAATTGCGGCTTCTCAAAAGATCGAACATTATGAAATTGCTACTTATGGAACTCTGGTCGCGTTTGCAAAAACACTTGGAGAAAATGATATTGCAAAATTATTAACACAGACGCTTTCCGAAGAAAAAGAAGCGGATTGTCTGTTAAATGAAATTGCCTTAAACGCGGTGAATATTGAATCAATATAA
- a CDS encoding response regulator — protein sequence MSLKNNNYQRSIFLADDDDDDRIMFVDALLEVDQNVILTQAEDGKQLIDILQTQSDSLPEIVFLDINMPKLDGFGCLQEIKKDSNLKKLFIIMLSTSSDPLTIDKALEYGASFYAVKPSSFNGLKSLIKQVLQMDMIALSESKKHFRLI from the coding sequence ATGTCTTTAAAAAATAATAATTATCAAAGATCTATTTTTTTAGCAGATGACGATGATGATGATAGAATCATGTTTGTCGATGCCCTGCTTGAAGTAGACCAAAATGTAATCTTAACGCAGGCCGAAGATGGCAAGCAATTAATAGATATTCTTCAAACGCAGTCTGATTCTTTACCGGAAATCGTTTTTCTCGATATAAACATGCCAAAGCTTGATGGTTTTGGATGTTTGCAGGAAATAAAAAAAGATAGCAATTTGAAAAAATTATTTATAATAATGCTTTCTACCAGCAGTGATCCGCTAACTATTGATAAAGCACTTGAATATGGAGCATCATTTTATGCTGTAAAACCTAGTTCATTTAACGGACTAAAATCACTTATAAAACAAGTATTGCAGATGGACATGATTGCGCTCAGCGAAAGTAAAAAGCATTTTAGATTAATTTGA
- a CDS encoding helix-turn-helix domain-containing protein translates to MKYIIAIGIFQALLAVVLLLRSRLRKNADDLLISLVVCIGLHLSIKFFIFTFVEDQQVLNMLNTFIGFCYIPLLYLYTLKTIRPEFVSASKWYLFIPFIIGAIGYFSTVCVLTVTSPKAYLVLYWYNTISLYTLLPLDIIFSCGIIYLAINKLPRNSQEKKLIVQLASLFLSIGILSVLFLIFSSSFFSLNYLSRSIIYTILVIITIRIITYKYGVLVDPVSTTINNEMFLSTANYNVSEEIKDEMNSAPENNYVLNSPIENILILEKEKPEPQKRKEILSQSEMFKILLKLEKAMEKEQYFMESELTLDKLAKLTMINKYHISETLNHFVNKPFYTFVNEYRIEYVKEKLRSLTEKNSSINILDLAYESGFNSKSSFNRYFKEITTHTPREYINLISTPILVS, encoded by the coding sequence ATGAAATATATTATTGCCATTGGGATATTTCAGGCATTATTAGCCGTAGTATTACTTTTAAGAAGCAGGTTACGAAAAAACGCCGATGATTTGCTAATATCATTAGTAGTTTGCATAGGATTACATCTCTCGATTAAGTTTTTCATTTTTACTTTTGTCGAGGACCAGCAGGTTCTTAATATGCTCAATACTTTTATCGGGTTTTGTTATATTCCGTTATTGTATCTCTATACCTTAAAAACCATTCGCCCTGAATTTGTCAGCGCTTCAAAGTGGTATCTTTTTATTCCGTTTATTATTGGTGCGATTGGCTATTTTTCTACGGTTTGTGTGTTGACGGTTACATCTCCAAAAGCCTATTTGGTTTTGTATTGGTACAATACTATTAGCCTTTATACATTACTTCCGTTGGATATTATTTTTTCGTGCGGAATCATTTATTTGGCTATAAATAAGCTGCCAAGAAATAGTCAGGAAAAAAAACTGATCGTTCAGCTTGCTTCTCTTTTTTTATCGATCGGGATATTAAGCGTTTTATTTTTAATCTTTAGCTCTTCATTTTTTTCTCTAAATTACCTGAGCAGATCTATAATTTATACCATACTTGTTATAATTACGATTAGAATAATTACTTATAAATATGGAGTATTGGTTGATCCTGTTTCAACTACTATAAATAATGAAATGTTTTTAAGCACAGCTAATTATAATGTATCCGAAGAAATTAAGGACGAAATGAATTCAGCTCCAGAAAATAATTATGTACTGAATTCTCCAATTGAAAATATTCTGATTTTAGAAAAAGAAAAACCCGAGCCACAAAAGCGAAAGGAAATTTTAAGTCAAAGCGAGATGTTTAAAATATTGCTAAAACTTGAAAAAGCGATGGAAAAAGAGCAGTATTTTATGGAAAGTGAATTAACGCTTGACAAACTGGCAAAACTTACTATGATTAATAAATATCATATAAGCGAAACATTAAATCATTTCGTTAATAAGCCATTTTACACTTTTGTGAATGAATACAGAATTGAATATGTAAAAGAGAAATTGAGAAGTTTAACAGAAAAAAACAGCAGTATTAATATTCTTGATTTGGCTTATGAATCTGGTTTTAATTCTAAGTCATCTTTTAATAGATATTTTAAAGAAATTACCACTCATACACCCAGAGAATATATTAATTTAATTTCGACACCAATATTAGTTTCATAA